The Biomphalaria glabrata chromosome 17, xgBioGlab47.1, whole genome shotgun sequence genome segment aacaaacaattccTCAACTTACAGGCAGTCCACACAGAACAacactaaataaaaactttctAAATCACTGCTTGGTCACACAGACCAGCTAATCAACCACTGACCAGCGGTCAACACCGGAAAAAGGGACAAGACACTACATCATCcattctatttatagagccaGGTCATGACTCGTACAAACTAACCTCTAAAGTAAAAGAGCTGGCGGGAGACAGGCATGCACtcagcactagcctataaaagtaattaaaataaaatatacaaaatagataaaaatagcTCAAAGAGCGCCAGCTCACACTCACCCCCACTCAAAACTTTTGCGTCCCcgcaaaataataatactacaAAATTACAGTGCTATCACAATACACAACTTCAACATCTACATCAAGTCATAAAACCCATAAAACAATACCACTATCCATTTCAGACAACCTAACTCTCATGACTACCTACTCATGCACACTCTGAAAAATGCCATGTTGCCACACATGCAACAGGACACAATCATTCTGCCAATAAAATACTAAAGTGAGAATCGTCACATAAATGCATAAATCAAAGACAtagcaagaaaaaaagaaatacagtgCATCAAAATAcagatatagaaataaaaaaatattatattcattatattttaCATACATATCTTCAAAGAATATTCAATTGACATCAGACATAGACAATGCAAAACATGTCTGGTCATCAAATCTCAGTACAAGTATGCCACCTAGGCTAAGGGGAAACACAACCACACAGGTTTGAAGGTGAAATGAAACCACACAGGCTTAAAGGGAATTGAAACCACAAAGGTTTGGCAGACCTAGTCACACAGACTAATCAAAACTATTCAGATTTCTACAAGGTCACACAGACCAACACAGAGCTACAGCCACAGGCTCAAATACATTCTCGGCGAACATAATGCATAAATATTATCAGTAgcaaatttagaaataaaaactcaaacgaaaaaaatacatcaaagaCATAgcaatatacaaaaataaaaaagtctaAGTAATAACAATAACTAAGAAAATGATAGAAATTTAAGAATTTTCGACTCCACACAGTTTCGAATAAATGTTTGAGCTAGGTTCTCAATATTTTCCAGTTTGTCTTTCGTACCGGTACATGTAGTGGTTAAGGCCTTTAGAGATGCCCATGTGCCAAATGAATCTGAACATACTTCTGGTATTACAGATAAATTTTTGCATGGCTGTATTAAAATTGGGCATTCTACGTCCACAGAGGCAGGTGCAAGACTGCCTTCTTGGTCAGAGTCGGTAACTTGATTTTCTGAGGTTACGGTATTTAACATATCTTCACCTCCAGTGGAATCGACTGCATTCACCATCGGTATGACCTTGGGTTCCACTGTTGGTAACGTCACTGTCTTGACAATGAAAACCGTAGATGGTTGTGATGGACTCTCTTCTGGTTGTTTAGGGGCAACCTGGATTATGTCAATGTTATCTTTGGGACAACTACTGGTCAGATGTCTCCAGCTTCCGCAATTTTGACAACCTAAAGGTCGCTGAGCAGAGTGAGACTGACCCTTAATTTGCCTACGTGTCTTCTGGGACTTGCAGTCTCTGGCTAGATGGCCTGGCATACCACAGGAGTAACACCTCCTGGATTTTCTCAGTGGTCTCCGGGTGCGAATACCACCAGACTTGAAATGTGATGACAATTTGGCTGTCAGTTGATCCACTTGGTGGGATAAATTGGCCAACTGTTGACAAACACTGTTGCTGGTGTGGACCCCTTCTTCAGTCCACCTCATGGCTGTCTCTCTCAGGGAAACAAAAGACGTTTCGGGGTGCTCCCAGAGCTTTTCCCGCAGAAGGCGCCTTAGCAAATCATCACTTAGGTGGTTCACATAGTGTTCTCTGAGAATTACATCCTCCTGCACCAACACTTGCTTGGATTGCAGCTTGCCTGCTAGTGCAACATATGCAGCTTGCAGACGAATGGTATAGGATTGCACCGTTTCTCCGGGTTGCTGCCGTACTCCTATGAATTCCTCCATTACTATGGAGATGTTTCTTCTGTCTCCATACTCAGACCGAAGAATATTGATAATCTCTTCTGGCCTGTCCCAGGAAACCTGAGGATGACACCTCAGTTCGTCTTTCACAGACTCTCCCAAGTGTGCATATAGGAGGTTACACTTGTCCTCTGGTCGTTGGAGATGTTGAAGTCGCCAACACCTCTCAATGCTTTGGAGGAAATCCTCCAATTCTCCAACTGGGCCGTCTCCATTGAACTTCCGGAGTGTTGCATCAGCACGAGGCACCATGATTACTGTCGTAGACTGCTGCATGCTTCCTGCTGCTACTGCTCCCTAACAATGCTGACCTAGTCCCCTAACACTAGTAGCCTCTACTGACCTAAAAGACCAACCTAATACCCATATCTAAAAATACTATACAACTCTAAATGCCAAAACCGACAAGCTCCTAGACACACATCCTATAAAAACTCACTTCTAAGCCTTACATCTTAactaccaaaaaaacaacaactcattaCTGACCACAGcaagaaaaattaaacaaaactcctaCAGCAAATTAAACTATCCATCTACCAACAACTTCCTATCAACCTACaacaaattaaatttcttaACACTGCTGCCAAGTCCTAGACCAATACTAACTTAATCGATCCTAGCAATGCCTAACGAAAGCCTAAAGAAACCTAACAACAACCTAATCTCAAAAACAATGTGCGTCTGATCACTCAAgcacagatcccacttctgacaccagttttCTGTTAGCAGGTCAGGAGGCACTAGACCTTTTTCTGCtaaacagattttattttttaaccggTAGGTTGATGGTAACTCTACCGTGTGGGTCCGATCTGTGTACTCCGGTCTGCGACCAAAGGGCGGCCTTCGCCTGGGTGATCAGACCgcacaatttaaatttaaactaaactaactaactaaaagtaaaacagccaactaaaatttataaaataaactatatacactttatttacattgacacataaaaacagtaataaaacaaatatacccactacaaaacaataaactacTCAAATAACCTAAATTCTAAATTACCCCAACACTAAACAGTAAGCTACTAGCGGCAGAAAAGCAGACAGGCAGAACAGGAATTATAGCCTgcaattacaaaaataaacaaacataaaaaatatataaaataatcattataatatTAATGGAAATACTTTTAGAAACATAAGATAATAAAACATTGTATAGAACAGCAACAAGGAGATCATTAGAGATGgctcggggggggggtgacGCTATCCAGATTAATGGACCTTCCGGTTCCATCATAGACAATGGCTAACTAATTAGCCTGTGATGCAAGGCACTAATCCGTTTACATCTAAACTTAATAAAACACATCTGAAAACAATAAATCTTAATTAGAAATAactaaagtaaaacaaacaattccTCAACTTACAGGCAGTCCACACAGAACAacactaaataaaaactttctAAATCACTGCTTGGTCACACAGACCAGCTAATCAACCACTGACCAGCGGTCAACACCGGAAAAAGGGACAAGACACTACATCATCcattctatttatagagccaGGTCATGACTCGTACAAACTAACCTCTAAAGTAAAAGAGCTGGCGGGAGACAGGCATGCACtcagcactagcctataaaagtaattaaaataaaatatacaaaatagataaaaatagcTCAAAGAGCGCCAGCTCACACTATATTGCTACATCTAGACCTGTGTTTAAAACTGTGATTGAGCACAATGACCGCCTGGTCCACGTTTCACTTGTCTATTTCAGCTCCAGATCAAGGAACTCAGACAGTGGTTCAAAGCTTTCCAACAACAGAACACCACTCTAAGAGATTATCGCCCCTATTTCGTCCCTGTACTCTGTTACTTAGAAGGTGAGAGGTGAAGTGTCTCAAATAAAActtaccttgtttttttttaaaagtaaacgtttcaaccttttttttttatctttatacttACCACCCAGAGAGTAGTTAAAAATTCAATCTGCATAAAATTAAATTGACTATTGATCAAAGTATAATAACAGCTCGGAACGGACACATTTTAAAGCAAATTGAAAGTATTGTAGATCTCCTTAATTTAACAATTGTTAACGTTAGAGAAAGACAGGGAAGAGGAAAAGTGAAGATGCACAACATTGTAGGCTACATAAGATTATTTCTTTCCTGTAAAGTCTTGCTCATAAATGGTTTCCATTAAGGCTAGGCTAGAAAAACATTGTCAATTTTGTGTCAAacattttctagatctaattctgattcaaaagttacattttccacaaaaacaacaataaaaaacaaacaaaaccaaaaaaaaacatgaatttcCTCCCGCTACCGTTACCGTTGATTTAAGTTTGAACCAATGAAGACCAAAAAGATGAAAGTGCTATCTTCTTGGTGTTTGACTCCAGAACTTAATATGTCATGCATGCATCATATTCTTATTTCTTTTCCGCAGGCTTTTGGAGTTTGGAAGAAGCAATCAAAGAACCATTTGCAAGTGATCGTCATCTTTTACTTGCTAGTAGTTGGCAGCAACTTTTAAACCAGGTTAGGCATTTCAGCATTTTAGTATATTTCATAGTCAAGTGAAACTGCtccgggggtgggggggggggggagcacgTAGAAGGGATGAGACAAGGGGCTTTCTTGTCTCTGGAGGCACAAGGACAGTCGCCaaactagtttgttttttttttcaattcgaCGATTGATTTAAGAATAGAATCTATTGAACCCCTAATGTTCCGAAGACGAGGGTGAGGTATAACTCATATAATTCATGACATGAAAAATGTGTAATATTTCTTATCCTGTGTTTATTATGAGTTCGTATTGCGGGCTTTTTTCAGCACATGTACCAAATGTTTGGAACTCGCTTCATATTTAGCTTAAATAAACCACTTGTagtcaagaagaacattaatatAAAACTTACCTGTTCAAAACTTATCCGATACAAACTTATTTAGATCAGTTTGGTATTATAACCATCTTTCTGCTTACggtgtttttttatgtgttcTCCTAGTGCCCAGATTATGTTTCTTAAAAGCGctttacatatttattatatatatggaATCAGAGTGCCGGATCGAATAAGACTATTGACAAAAATCTTTATCCCACACAGAAGATGTTCAGCACACAGAAATATATCTAGATAAAACACATTTGAATGATATAATTAAGAGTTATACAATCTCcagaaatgtttctttaaagtgGAGAAGGGGGGAATAACTAACAAATTTGCCAAGTCCCTGACATCAATACTCGAGGAAGCGAACCCGTTAGTGACAACGCTAACTGTATCATAGTGTATTGCTTGTCGTTGATCAAGTTAGAAAGACTAGTGAATAtttaatatacaaatatttcttgcTATGACTTCTTACTTCACTCTGACAACAGCGGTCTATTTCGAATTTAGACAcgataaggccctaagctttAAGAAAAAAGGTACCCCTTATAAATCCACCCCACTctactggctacgcccatgctattTACAACATTAGgaaatttttcttttgatttttctTTAATATCCCTGGAACCTCTTGGGGACTTTCAAGAACACGGGGGTTATAAGTTGTAGCTTGTGTTGCCTTTAGGAAAGCCAAGCACTGTCCGTTTCCATATTCAACTGTAATACATCTGATTATGGGCAGTTTAACTCAGTTCACAGTTTGATctaaaacacaacaaaacaacttaAAGAACGGCTACAGGCTGGCTACTGTACAAAAGTTCcattatagaattatagatcagACATTAAATAGATCAATGTTCATTTGATACTTTTTAAAGTCGTAAATAGATTTAGCTACATTGAGTTGATACCTTTTAAAGTCGTAAATAGATTTAGCTACATTGAGTTGATACTTTTTTAAGTCGTAAATAGATTTAGCTACATTGAGTGTATCTCCACTGTGAAGGAATCTACTTTTTCATTCCCTAGATTATCTACACTTCCTACACTGGCAACAAAGACCTTAACGAGAATATGGCTTTCCTGCCTTCAGCTATCATCTCCATAGACGCCACAGGGAGACCGCTGTACGCACAATGGAACTACAGGATCCTTTGCAAGCAGCCCAGCGTGGACATACCTCTGAAATATTTTAGACGTGTACGTAGGACACTTGACCTCTTGGGGCGTAACCAATAAAAATCATCTTCATAAAGCTGTcccatcctaaaaaaaaaatgtgaaaatcattttcataaaattgaccgattctaaaaaaaaaatctttgaaagaCAGATTCAATAAGTAGACCCATTCAATTTCATTTGTGTACCTGTTTCCTAAAACTGATATTCACGCTACAATTATAAACCATTTACAGCACATTTGAAGAACGCTCACATTTTTTGGGTAACTAAACGAGCAGTGCTCTGAAGGGGCCTGTGTTCAAGCTAGATTCCAATCTGGTATTCATTCACCACTCATTTGAGCACCAGCTTAGGACACTAATATTAGAGGTACTCACAGGAGCAGTGACGTGTATTTAAACATTCCCCCTCCCCTTCTCCCCTCAAATAATGCTGTCATCACGACAAAGATTTAAGCaagtttgttattattagcacaACTGTCTTCATCTTTAAATCCCCTTTTTAAGTACCACACAATATAGCACACACATGTTAATATGCATGTATTCCTTTCCGTATTGATAGGTGTTTATGTGGGCTCTGTCGGTATGAGAATTGGAATTTCAAATATATAGTTTACAGTACAGAGTTCTTGTGGTATTTATGTTCGGCAGCTGTTTCACTTTCAATTCAAAGTACTAGGTTTTGATGAAATAGACGAAGGGAGATCTAGTTTTCGTCACAAGGATCCTAGCTGTTTGTTATTGTCATATTTTATTGAACAGCATTCGATCGCACGAGGTCTATGCTTCTAATATCAGAATCAATCGTCTGTCCACAGCAAATTGACCTGCCCACCCTAGCCAGAAGTGGAACTAACGCTAACAACGTCAATAACACAAGGCTGGCACGTTTTCGCTTGACGGACTTTGATCCTGAAAGGTAATAcaagtctataaaaaaaatgtctcgcTTTGTAAACTATGTAACCTTAATAAACGCAAAATAGAGCCGTccgatttataacaaacaaaaattgacaTTTGATTTGAGTAAATTTAGTGAAATGACTAAATTTAGAGGCACTTGAAGACTGAAGACTAAAACTAAAGTAGCAAAGATACacacaaaatgaaacacaaaaccataatttacaaatacaaagacACAAGCTGATAAGATACTCAGATAAACGCAAGAAAAAGGcacatttttttcattccatatgctgggacaaagTCTTGTAAgtactcctttttccctagtgccattagagcctgaaatgggttgcctggatcagccagaaaaaaataacaacttagCAGCAGAGTTTAATTCACTGATTAATATGCATGCCTAGAACAATACTTGTCTACGAGTTGGGCGTAATTATCGTaggttttgaagtaacgtttgtatttgtattttgggtttttggcacatcggcacaatttaggccagtggttcccaaacttttttatctcgtagaccccttgccgtgtttttctgcttttcggtagaccccctgccagtggcgtagcaaggtacccgcgGGCCcaggttcaagaacatcttggtgggcccccctcCAGCCAATCAGACAAATTTggtgtgtgacaaaaatgagtaatctaaatgcaaagacattccaatgtaaagatcgttactttttaaaaaaaaaatgagtcgaatggatggttttaaggtcatacgatgtgaatgagtgggcgtttcatcgtattggtttcaaaatcaaccacagcaagaaaacaaagaaacaaacaaacttcgaatggatggtttcgAGGtaatacgatgagaatgtatgggcattggcatcatattggtttcaaaatcaaccaccgctggaatccactatcggaataatttaaataggcactcgctgaacctccaagaaaacatttaacatgtatatttcatttagtatgggaatccaacccaggacttgtgtgGCTGGCTCGAGCTCAATGGGATATGGCATAAACACAGCTTGGTGTTGGACCAaattgatgttggaaatcaagtgccagtgcttcttgtgactgaattagagacagtattataagcgcacattcttaaaagcacgggataaaacgatattattaattaatatctattcgttataagacacattagaaagtaatatgtaagtatgtagtttaaatattggactgttagtgttaagttaaattttaatttaggtgatagccagatgtatacgacgtaaccactgcctgccacataagtaaatatcacaccagtactgcgaggactataggacgtaaccactgcctgctacacaagtaaatatcacaccagtactgctaggactataggacgtaaccactgcctgctacacaagtaaatatcacaccagtactgctaggactataggacgtaaccactgcctgctacacaagtaaatatcacaccagtactgctaggactataggacgtaaccactgcctgctacacaagtaaatatcacaccagtactgctaggactataggacgtaaccactgcctgctacacaagtaaatatcacactagtactgctaggactataggacgtaaccactgcctgctacacaagtaaatatcacactagtactccaagttcaagaacatcttgatgaGCTtctctccagccaataagacaaatttagtgtgtgacaaaaaatgtgtaaactaaatgtaaagacattccactgtaaagatcgtacctttttcttaaaaaaaaaagtaattatgtcataacgtttgattcagttaggactgcatataagtaaatgtttcttaaaattcaatgtttgtaaaacttcttaacagagtgaaactacttaaaagtgtttcaaataaataaacaaatgttcttcctaagttctaaTGTGGGCTAGAGGCATGGGCATAATGAGCtctttcgcgccatggttgctacgccactgccccctgcttaacttatattgcatttttgcaaattcatcaactccatttttttaaaaactaatttctaactgtagtgagtgtaagaatgaaaaatagagattcatctttttttattcataaaattcaaatttaaaccaattaaaataacaattaatattttttattggaatC includes the following:
- the LOC129923606 gene encoding uncharacterized protein LOC129923606, which translates into the protein MQQSTTVIMVPRADATLRKFNGDGPVGELEDFLQSIERCWRLQHLQRPEDKCNLLYAHLGESVKDELRCHPQVSWDRPEEIINILRSEYGDRRNISIVMEEFIGVRQQPGETVQSYTIRLQAAYVALAGKLQSKQVLVQEDVILREHYVNHLSDDLLRRLLREKLWEHPETSFVSLRETAMRWTEEGVHTSNSVCQQLANLSHQVDQLTAKLSSHFKSGGIRTRRPLRKSRRCYSCGMPGHLARDCKSQKTRRQIKGQSHSAQRPLGCQNCGSWRHLTSSCPKDNIDIIQVAPKQPEESPSQPSTVFIVKTVTLPTVEPKVIPMVNAVDSTGGEDMLNTVTSENQVTDSDQEGSLAPASVDVECPILIQPCKNLSVIPEVCSDSFGTWASLKALTTTCTGTKDKLENIENLAQTFIRNCVESKILKFLSFS